Part of the Halobaculum halobium genome, TCGCCGCTCCGAAGGCGAACGCGATCGGGACGGCGGCGGGCGTGGCCGCGGGGAATACCGCCTCCGCGTACGGACCGTCCGCCTCCATCGCCGCGTGAACGCGGCGACGGATCTCGGGGCCGACCCGAACGGAGGCGGACGCCGTTTTCCCCCACCGTTCAGGTCACCTCGAACCCGTCAGCCGAGTCGCGCGGCCGACCCGCTCCCCGGGAAGGCCCGCATCCGCAGCGCGTTCGAGTCGCGCAGGGAGTCTATGTCGGTTCACCGACATCGACTGGCCGACGCCAGCATGACCATCGCAGTGTCCAGATCCGCGCCCGGCGACCTCGCCGAGGGCGCAGAGACGAAGCTCCGCCGCGCCGACGCCGTCGGCGCGGTCGAGTCGCTCGACATCCGCGGCCTCCAGCCCGGGCTCAACGACCTCACGGTCGAGGCCGAGGCGACCGTCGCGCTCGCCGCCGATGCGGGCGCCGATCGCGAGGTCGTCGCCGACGCGCTCGCCGAGACGTTCGGCGTGAGCGACGTCGCGGTGTCGGCCGTCCGCTCGGTCCCGCCCGACAGCGCCGACGGCGCCGCCGTCGCCGGCGAGTAACGGCGCCCGACAGCCGACCGCTCTCGCGGCCCGCTGCCCCCGAGCGCTCCGCGAACGCCACCGGCGACGGACGCGCGGCCGGGGGCCGCTCGCGACCGAAAGGGCCTACCGCCCGCCGCGACGAGACCGGGTATGACCGACTCCGACGCTCCCGCCGACGCGGGCGCCGACGCCGCCGGCGACGACGCGAAGGGGGGACGCGGCCGTCGACCGCGACGTGCTCGACGCCGCACGGGCCCTCCTCGCGACCGGACCGCTGTGTGACCACTGCCTCGGCCGACCGTTCGCGGAGCGCTCGTTCGGCCTCGGCAACGACGAGCGCGGCCACGGCCTCCGCGTGGCCGTCGCGCTCGCGGACGACGACGATTTCCAGCAGGGCGCCGGCGGCGACTGCTGGGTGTGTGAGGGCGTGTTCGAGCGCCTCGACGAGTTCGCCGAGCGCGCCGCCGACGTCGTCGAAGACTACGAGTTCTCCACCTATCAGGTCGGCACGCGCGTCCCGCCGCTGTCCGAGGAGAACGACCGTCTGCTGCGCGAGGACGCCGAGTTGGCCACCGACGTCGGCGAGCCGCTCCGCAAGGAGCTCAATCGCGAGGTCGGCAAGCGCGTCGGGCGGGTGACCGGCACCGACGTGGACTTCGAACGCCCCCACGTCCAGTTCCTCCTCGACGTGGACGCCGACAGCGTCGAGGCGACGGTCAACTCCGCGCACGTGTACGGCCGCTACCGGAAGCTGGAGCGCGACATCCCGCAGACCGAGTGGCCCTGCTCGGACTGCCGCGGCTCCGGCCGACAGGGGAGCGAGCCGTGCGACACCTGCGACGGCTCGGGCTACCTGTACCCCGAGAGCGTCGAACAGCTCACTGCGCCCGTCGTCGAGGACGTGATGGAGGGCGTCGACTCGACGTTCCACGGCGCCGGCCGCGAGGACGTGGACGCGCTGATGCTCGGCACCGGCCGCCCGTTCGTGATCGAGGTGGACGAGCCGCGGCGTCGCGCCGTCGACGCCGAGCGACTGGAGGCGGACATCAACGCCTTCGCCGAGGGCAACGTCGAGGTCGAGGGCCTGCGCCTGTGTGAGCACACGATGGTCGAGCGCGTGA contains:
- a CDS encoding tRNA pseudouridine(54/55) synthase Pus10, with translation MLDAARALLATGPLCDHCLGRPFAERSFGLGNDERGHGLRVAVALADDDDFQQGAGGDCWVCEGVFERLDEFAERAADVVEDYEFSTYQVGTRVPPLSEENDRLLREDAELATDVGEPLRKELNREVGKRVGRVTGTDVDFERPHVQFLLDVDADSVEATVNSAHVYGRYRKLERDIPQTEWPCSDCRGSGRQGSEPCDTCDGSGYLYPESVEQLTAPVVEDVMEGVDSTFHGAGREDVDALMLGTGRPFVIEVDEPRRRAVDAERLEADINAFAEGNVEVEGLRLCEHTMVERVKELNATKRYRASVEFGGDVTADDLADAVADLDGATIEQYTPNRVDHRRASKTRTRVAHEVTSELEDARHATVEVHGAGGLYIKELISGDEGRTEPSLAGLLGVEATVTALDVLAVEGGEEPFEREEFFLADGRDGADGEDDEE